The Cryptococcus neoformans var. neoformans B-3501A chromosome 4, whole genome shotgun sequence genome has a window encoding:
- a CDS encoding hypothetical protein (Match to ESTs gb|CF194065.1|CF194065, gb|CF192501.1|CF192501, gb|CF190864.1|CF190864; HMMPfam hit to FA_desaturase, Fatty acid desaturase, score: 195.3, E(): 1.2e-55), with translation MTSTLRQRAVTPPAGQVEKDQLLREAEEKEISQGQQFIVPNFTIKQLLDAIPAHCYKRSALRSSLYVVQDVVVIAALVYGAFHIDSLLGRFSLSPVAYYAAKFALWSAYWFITGLFGTGIWVIAHEAGHQAYSSSKAINNAVGWVLHSALLVPYHSWRISHGRHHAATGHLTRDEVFVPRTRKQLGYPEVEEEGEILGINVSKERQNQLREALEDSPIVVCYNLFLQQLFGWPMYLIRNASGQLHYPEKTNHFSPHSFIFKANQYWQIIWSDIGIVLVFAALAFWASQRGIKEVATIYGIPYLWVNHWLVFITFLQHTDPVLPHYSANKWTFPRGALATIDRDFLGPVGAYAFHGITETHVAHHISSKIPHYNAWEATEALKKFLGPAYHKSNENMFVSCYKCYRDCLFVEDGQDIVFYKNASGLAQRVPVEENGNISDSGIDMAESK, from the exons ATGACCAGTACTCTCCGACAACGTGCGGTCACTCCCCCTGCAGGACAGGTCGAGAAGGACCAGCTCCTCCGtgaagctgaagagaaggaaatcTCCCAGGGTCAGCAATTCATCGTACCCAACTTTACCATCAAGCAACTTCTCGATGCCATCCC TGCCCATTGCTACAAGCGCTCCGCTTTGAGATCTTCCCTTTACGTCGTCCAGGACGTGGTCGTAATTGCGGCACTCGTATATGGTGCCTTCCACATTGACTCTTTGCTTGGCAGATT ctctctttctcctgTTGCTTATTACGCCGCGAAGTTCGCTCTTTGGAGTGCCTATTGGTTCATCACCGGTCTTTTTGGTACTGGTATCTGGGTTATCGC CCATGAAGCTGGTCATCAGGCTTATTCTTCCAGCAAGGCTATCAACAACGCCGTTGGATGGGTTTTGCACTCTGCTTTGCTTGTTCCATACCACAGTTGGAGGATTTCTCACGGTCGACACCATGCTGCGACCGGCCACTTGACTCGTGATGAGGTCTTTGTCCCAAGGACTAGGAAACAGCTCGGCTACCCtgaagttgaggaagagggagagatcCTTGGAATCAA TGTCTCTAAGGAGCGTCAAAACCAGCTTCGCGAGGCTCTCGAGGACTCTCCTATTGTGGTATGCTacaatctcttccttcaacAACTTTTCGGCTGGCCTATGTACCTCATTCGCAACGCATCTGGTCAGCTTCATTACCCTGAGAAGACCAATCACTTTTCACCtcattcattcatcttcaaggcCAACCAGTACTGGCAGATCATCTGGTCTGACATCGGTATCGTGCTTGTTTTTGCTGCTCTTGCCTTCTGGGCTTCTCAGAGAGGTATTAAGGAGGTCGCTACCATCTATGGTATCCCCTATTTATGGGTTAACCACTGgctcgtcttcatcaccttccttcAACATACCGACCCTGTCCTCCCCCACTACTCTGCCAACAAGTGGACTTTCCCGCGTGGTGCCCTTGCTACCATTGATCGTGACTTTTTGGGTCCTGTTGGCGCTTACGCTTTCCACGGTATTACCGAGACGCACGTCGCCCACCATATTTCTTCCAAGATCCCTCACTACAATGCTTGGGAAGCTACAGAGGCGCTGAAAAAATTCCTTGGTCCTGCCTATCACAAGAGTAACGAGAACATGTTTGTGTCTTGTTATAAGTGTTATCGAGACTGTTTG TTTGTTGAGGACGGTCAGGACATCGTGTTTTACAAGAACGCATCTGGTTTAGCTCAACGAGTACCTGTTGAGGAGAATGGCAACATCTCCGACTCTGGTATTGATATGGCCGAGTCGAAGTAG
- a CDS encoding 40S ribosomal protein S6 (Match to ESTs gb|CF188224.1|CF188224, gb|CF192588.1|CF192588, gb|CF192550.1|CF192550; HMMPfam hit to Ribosomal_S6e, Ribosomal protein S6e, score: 257.5, E(): 2.2e-74), with translation MKVNFSNPATGAQKLIDFEDERKTRIFMEKRMGQEVAIDSLGEEFAGYVVRITGGNDKQGFPMKQGVLLQHRTRLLLSDGHSCYRARRDGERKRKSVRGCIVGSDIGVLAVAIVKQGANELPGLTDVVLPKRLGPKRATKIRKFFNLSKEDDVTKFVVRREVTKKNGKTTTKAPKIQRLVTPLRLQRKRHLRSLKKRRTEAQKETVAEYNAAVAKHAEEKKVHNAAVKAAKKARRSA, from the exons ATGAAGGTCAACTTTTCCAACCCCGCCACCGGCGCCCAGAAACTCATCGACTTCGAGGATGAGCGCAAGAC CCGAATCTtcatggagaagaggatgggcCAGGAGGTCGCTATCGACTCTCTCGGAGAGGAGTTCGCTGGCTACGTCGTCCGTATTACTGGCGGTAACGACAAGCAGGGTTTCCCCATGAAGCAGG GTGTCCTTCTCCAGCACCGAACCAGGCTCCTCCTTTCCGACGGCCACTCTTGTTACCGAGCCCGTCGTGACggtgagaggaagaggaagtctGTCCGTGGCTGCATCGTCGGCAGCGACATCGGTGTCCTCGCGGTCGCTATCGTCAAGCAGGGTGCCAACGAGCTCCCCGGTCTTACCGATGTCGTTCTCCCCAAGCGACTTGGCCCTAAGCGTGCCACCAAGATCCGCAAGTTCTTCAACTTGTccaaggaggatgacgtTACCAAGTTCGTCGTCCGACGAGAGGTTACCAAGAAGAACGGCAAGACCACCACCAAGGCCCCCAAGATCCAG CGTCTTGTCACCCCCTTGCGTCTCCAGAGGAAGCGACACCTCCGATCTctcaagaagaggaggactGAGGCTCAGAAGGAGACCGTTGCCGAGTACAACGCTGCTGTCGCCAAGCAcgccgaggagaagaaggttcaCAACGCCGCCGTCAAGGCCGCCAAGAAGGCCCGCAG GTCCGCCTAA
- a CDS encoding hypothetical protein (HMMPfam hit to FGGY_C, FGGY family of carbohydrate kinases, C-terminal domain, score: 191.6, E(): 1.5e-54; HMMPfam hit to FGGY_N, FGGY family of carbohydrate kinases, N-terminal domain, score: 197.1, E(): 3.3e-56), giving the protein MSRPIDLSMSSVKNPSPLAAGGTGGFTPVFEASPANSPAGSRRPSISQPTARRPSEVSISRRPSVNHQYSSYVSQYPQQGSLSRRSSMASGPRPIRRGEYSGPVTPSVLSRAGSPTLPLGNEFTQAPRSYYEGASGYTPLGGTRELRNGQFIGSLDCGTTSTRFIIFDKRAKIIAEHQTEFEQILPHAGWHEHDPDALVEAMNECIIKAVEKLEWMGWSRNSIKGIGITNQRETTVCWSRSTGKPLCNAIVWDDARTINVVREMEKKLDEEGLEIDDEEEDEINQKSKIVPDEVEMGTGTHEAAFGEKGDVVDGDTSMTGKIGKAMEGLGLSGRGKDGKAKKYRKGKEGLVDVTGIPLSTYFSAIKLRWMLDHQKAVRIAHEADDLMFGTVDTWLVYNLTGANNGGLHIIDVTNASRTLLISLKTLRWHAPLLRFFGLRASILPKIVSSAEVYGNISDSLGLPLSGVPIAGIVGDQQAALVGNKCLMKGQAKCTYGTGAFVLFNTGEDIVRSNYGLISTVAFQAGADSKPVYALEGSIAVAGSAIKWLRDQMTLIEESAEMDILAGSVSDTGGVYFVTAFSGLLAPYWDREASGTIIGLTGYTTSAHIARATLEAVCFQTRAVLDVIEKESGSRLDTLKVDGGVTNSDLAMQLQANIGGFNVARPSMRESTALGSALLAAHALGLFGWDLTRPETLSEVNTAGVHTFEPELEEKARLKKIKGWNKAVDRAKKWHDIDDEDDEEEEYENEAGYAKIIGSA; this is encoded by the exons ATGTCTCGCCCCATAGACCTTTCTATGTCCTCGGTCAAGAACCCCTCGCCCCTTGCGGCAGGCGGTACCGGTGGCTTTACCCCTGTCTTCGAGGCTTCTCCTGCCAATTCTCCCGCAGGTTCTCGTCGACCTTCTATCTCACAGCCCACAGCTCGTCGCCCTTCAGAAGTCTCGATTTCTCGTAGGCCTTCTGTAAATCACCAATACAGTAGCTACGTCTCGCAATATCCTCAACAAGGGTCTCTTTCCCGACGATCATCTATGGCTTCCGGCCCGCGACCTATCCGGCGGGGCGAATATTCTGGACCTGTCACGCCGTCTGTCCTATCTCGAGCTGGTTCGCCTACCTTGCCCCTCGGTAACGAATTCACTCAAGCTCCAAGGTCATACTATGAGGGTGCTTCAGGCTACACTCCTTTGGGCGGAACGCGGGAGTTGCGTAATGGGCAATTTATTGGTAGTCTGGATTGTGGTACTAC CTCTACGCGATTCATCATTTTCGATAAGCGAGCAAAGATTATCGCAGAGCATCAAACCGAATTCGAACAGATTCTCCCTCATGCAGGTTGGCATGAGCATGACCCCGACGCGCTAGTTGAAGCGATGAACGAATGTATCATCAAAGCTGTTGAAAAGCTCGAATGGATGGGCTGGTCCAGAAATAGCATCAAGGGTATTG GTATTACCAATCAACGAGAGACGACTGTCTGCTGGTCACGTTCTACTGGCAAGCCTCTGTGTAATGCTATCGTTTGGGATGATGCGCGAACTATCAATGTGGTTCgtgagatggaaaagaagctcGACGAGGAGGGCCTGGAAattgatgacgaggaggaggacgagatcAATCAAAAGTCTAAAATTGTGCCAGACGAAGTTGAGATGGGAACTGGTACGCATGAGGCAGCCTTCGGGGAGAAAGGTGATGTCGTAGATGGTGATACCAGTATGACTGGCAAAATTGGAAAAGCGATGGAGGGTCTCGGCTTGTCAGGCCGAGGTAAAGATGGAAAGGCGAAAAAGTACagaaagggcaaggaaggtCTGGTGGACGT TACCGGTATTCCTCTCTCTACTTACTTTTCTGCCATCAAACTTCGATGGATGTTGGATCATCAAAAGGCCGTCCGAATCGCCCATGAAGCTGATGATCTGATGTTCGGTACTGTTGATACTTGGCTTGTCTAT AATTTGACCGGTGCCAACAATGGCGGTCTCCATATTATTGACGTTACCAATGCCTCTCGAACACTCCTTATCTCTCTTAAAACACTTCGATGGCACgctcctctccttcgcTTCTTCGGCCTTCGAGCTTCGATCCTTCCAAAGATCGTGTCTTCAGCCGAAGTGTACGGCAATATTTCTGATTCACTTGGCCTACCGCTTTCCGGTGTTCCAATTGCCGGTATTGTTGGTGACCAACAGGCCGCGCTCGTCGGCAACAAATGTTTGATGAAGGGCCAGGCCAAGTGCACTTATGGTACCGGTGCTTTCGTCTTATTCAACACGGGCGAAGACATTGTGAGAAGCAACTACGGTCTCATTTCTACCGTAGCCTTTCAAGCAGGTGCGGACAGTAAGCCTGTATATGCATTGGAAGGTTCTATTGCCGTGGCTGGATCGGCCATAAAATG GCTACGAGACCAAATGACCCTTATTGAAGAATCTGCCGAAATGGATATCCTCGCCGGATCAGTGTCGGACACTGGAGGTGTCTATTTTGTTACCGCCTTCTCTGGCCTTCTTGCGCCGTATTGGGATCGTGAAGCTTCTGGCACTATCATTGGTCTTACTGGATACACAACTTCTGCCCACATTGCGCGGGCCACCCTTGAGGCTGTGTGTTTCCAAACTCGCGCGGTTTTAGATGTCATCGAGAAAGAGAGTGGTAGCAGGCTCGACACACTCAAGGTTGATGGTGGTGTGACCAACTCAGACTTGGCTATGCAATTGCAGGCTAACATCGGTGGCTTCAACGTTGCACGACCTTCGATGCGCGAGTCTACTGCGCTTGGTTCCGCTTTGCTGGCCGCTCATGCTCTTGGTCTGTTTGGTTGGGATCTGACCCGTCCAGAAACTCTCAGTGAGGTGAACACCGCTGGTGTCCATACATTCGAGCCCgagttggaggagaaagccagactgaagaagatcaagggATGGAATAAGGCTGTTGATAGGGCCAAGAAATGGCATGACATcgacgatgaggacgacgaagaagaagaatacgAAAACGAAGCCGGATACGCTAAGATCATCGGGTCGGCTTAA
- a CDS encoding hypothetical protein (Match to EST gb|CF189860.1|CF189860; HMMPfam hit to UQ_con, Ubiquitin-conjugating enzyme, score: 189.4, E(): 6.9e-54) has translation MSTPPANITVVPDEANLQVWRVRITGPPGTPYAKGTFTVSVEFTKEYPFKPPVIKFETRTYHPNIDNDGNICIGLLKTEQWKPATKMDNVLREIYNLLAEPNPDDPLVTSIAEQYRTDRKTFDKRAAEFVVKYAS, from the exons ATGTCGACCCCTCCGGCCAATATTACTGTCGTTCCAGATGAAGCCAATCTCCAGGTATGGAGAGTACGGATCACTGGTCCT CCTGGAACACCATACGCAAAGGGTACATTCACAGTTTCTGTAGAATTTACGAAAGAATATCCTTTCAAGCCGCCTGTG ATTAAGTTTGAGACTAGAACATATCATCCCAACATAGATAACGATGGCAA TATCTGCATTGGTCTTCTCAAGACGGAACAATGGAAACCGGCCACCAAAATGGATAATG TTCTAAGAGAAATCTACAACCTTCTGGCAGAACCAAACCCAGACGACCCGCTTGTAACCTCCATT GCGGAACAGTATCGGACTGATCGAAAGACATTTGACAAGAGGGCAGCTGAATTTGTAGTCAAGTACGCTTCGTAG
- a CDS encoding hypothetical protein (HMMPfam hit to Kelch, Kelch motif, score: 138.4, E(): 1.6e-38) produces MTSNPQLKSSAQASYPAHSGQSPQLNQHLPGQVDTHAGHMSMMSTPHPQLGYRINPQSPTPSANGPAASGGYGGSPHLGMSPPPIHSSAPASVQASAQPQQGQLQHQALHSNHPQGQSQEIGQGQLQSRPHPSPNPLSYPWQIRPLRLYSSGQNVPASPFPRYGLSVPCFPSHSGHMLVFGGLVNEKVRNDLWSIDIRDLSVMYVKTKGDAPPPRVGHASVIMDRIMVVWGGDTKIDVADEQDEGLYILDLRSQEWTKVPISKGPVGRYGHAACMVENRFYVFGGQADGMFMNDMWMYDIKQLSGTAMVHTWEQVSYTTPPPPRRTGHVLVAASSGKLYLFGGTDGNYHYNDTWCFDPSTGAWAELSCIGFIPLPREGHAAAIVDDTIYIFGGRDVKGKDLGDLAAFRLSNQRWFMFQNMGPSPAARSGHAMVSAHGKIFVVGGEANQVPLEPGERDDPQKIHVLDTSKIKYPHDAKSKTTMADQADSRGMQGTPQPGQQQGQTPGRLPQSASTEGLNTRTGTSSPSSERGPSTQHVLTQSQSQVLDTQVSPQSQAQIPQPPLQSPRNVGPVLTTKPNGPPPQRPRREGDEEFREAMSPTKLHYSSQASDQAQSPVQSSLPSRVTSPTHISPTSPKNHPKMFHSSVNGTRSPSPRLRNADGPSSERERAPPPPDAFYYGRRSPTANGFRQSASSRPSSFGASNDLVKEVRAKENEVEEGKRRETALKIILNRAVKQGFLLGDEEQKPSGGDKEEQADDNKQNDGLVGRLTDALVRLKKEKAKMQNDLVAQIRAASAKSVEADHLRRGALQETAFYRAKIAALETNSLLDLKRVEKERINELEKQINILANENAQMSKELEWEKEGREQANCLHSSATQREAETLRRAEEAEEAQKEALEELERLRGHFLTYEQGAREHSEQLITLSSRVQQREAERDQLRSQLDEAIATRDQNIQLVSEVQAAITSAGLMASEMEAMYTKESVKVQQLEEELAECRAELESRTRNAELATEKLKEIENAYAKSREEADALRAVTTSRLGEILDSHKEMRADETRAARGHQEQLQALEEEGKSLRKMLKEAGQRVDAAESGVNQHRTKMRDVESKVQTLRGELRTSQTKLLSAQAEVARYKQLHSTRDEELKEKEIAMTEVETRCAMLRNLLADHGIAVNDSDLEDIKAPSTRELEGKLREQTRVSEAAQREIQDLRTRCEEAEVKVESLGKLVERIKGARSPTSASMRSPTPTSGEMTRVSELEKKLIDMEKEHRDKVAGLETDYQTAVRQKATNTTIQTELDHLRGRSSISGRSTPSSSSVIESDVQRRFNVLQNQHQKLQEDFSASQDVLSARNREVDLLRMRLDEAERDMESLRDDLAQAQHRIQTLLDVKGGSDDEDDGSLEATMAFDKFSQELKQWERSRSPGEGNFEDKSSEEGTTMPGQSASYQARVVAQSSKAHSPSSSEYSGDWVQ; encoded by the exons ATGACAAGCAACCCG CAACTCAAATCCAGCGCCCAAGCATCTTACCCGGCTCATTCAGGCCAGTCACCCCAACTCAACCAACATCTCCCGGGACAAGTCGATACACATGCTGGCCACATGAGTATGATGAGTACACCACACCCTCAACTTGGATATCGTATCAATCCACAGTCACCGACACCATCTGCCAATGGACCCGCTGCCTCTGGAGGGTATGGAGGATCGCCGCATCTGGGTATGTCTCCACCCCCGATACACTCATCTGCTCCAGCTTCGGTACAAGCTTCGGCACAACCACAACAAGGACAATTGCAACACCAGGCTCTTCATTCCAATCATCCTCAAGGACAATCTCAGGAGATTGGCCAGGGACAACTGCAAAGCCGCCCTCACCCCTCGCCAAACCCTCTGTCATATCCCTGGCAAATCCGACCCCTTCGTCTATACTCTTCTGGCCAAAACGTCCCTGCGTCTCCCTTCCCCCGGTATGGGCTTTCAGTCCCTTGCTTCCCCTCTCACTCTGGTCATATGCTTGTGTTTGGAGGCCTCGTCAATGAAAAGGTTAGAAATGACCTATGGTCTATTGACATCCGAGATCTCTCAGTAATGTATGTCAAGACTAAGGGAGATGCACCGCCTCCGAGGGTAGGACATGCGAGTGTGATCATGGATAGAATTATGGTTGTGTGGGGGGGGGACACCAAGATTGACGTTGCAGATGAGCAGGATGAGGGATTGTACATCCTTGACTTGC GTTCACAAGAGTGGACAAAGGTCCCCATATCCAAAGGACCCGTTGGAAGGTACGGCCATGCAGCCTGTATGGTTGAGAATCGGTTTTATGTTTTCGGAGGCCAGGCGGATGGCATGTTCATGAACGACATGTGGATGTACGATATCAAGCAGT TATCTGGCACAGCGATGGTACATACGTGGGAGCAAGTTTCATACACCacacctccaccgcctcGTCGAACAGGTCATGTGTTGGTGGCAGCGTCCAGCGGTAAACTTTACCT CTTTGGAGGTACGGACGGTAACTACCACTATAACGATACATGGTGTTTTGATCCATCGACTGGTGCATGGGCCGAACTCTCATGCATAGGGTTTATCCCTTTACCGAGAGAAGGTCATGCTGCAGCGATTGTGGATGACACTATATATATCTTCGGAGGACGGGATGTAAAGGGTAAAGATTTGGGTGATTTGGCGGCCTTTAGACTTTCCA ATCAAAGATGGTTCATGTTTCAAAACATGGGCCCTTCACCAGCTGCTCGTTCAGGGCATGCTATGGTTTCCGCTCACGGAAAAATATTTGTGGTCGGTGGTGAGGCTAATCAAGTTCCTCTCGAACCCGGAGAACGGGATGACCCGCAAAAAATCCACGTGCTGGATACCAGTAAGATCAAATACCCTCATGATGCAAAGAGCAAAACGACAATGGCGGATCAAGCAGATTCAAGAGGCATGCAAGGCACGCCTCAACCCGGGCAACAGCAAGGGCAAACCCCAGGAAGGCTGCCACAGTCGGCATCTACGGAGGGTTTAAACACTCGTACAGGGACAAGTTCTCCTTCTTCGGAACGAGGCCCATCAACTCAGCATGTTCTTACCCAAAGCCAGTCACAAGTATTAGATACTCAGGTTTCGCCACAATCGCAGGCTCAAAtccctcaacctccactCCAATCACCTCGAAACGTCGGTCCTGTGCTGACTACGAAACCAAACGGTCCCCCGCCTCAGCGCCCACGTCGggaaggtgatgaggaattTCGAGAGGCTATGTCACCCACGAAATTACATTACTCAAGTCAAGCGTCAGATCAGGCTCAAAGCCCGGTGCAGTCATCTTTACCCTCGCGGGTCACTTCCCCTACGCACATCTCACCTACGTCTCCCAAGAACCATCCCAAGATGTTCCATTCATCCGTGAACGGAACCCGATCCCCCTCACCTCGTCTCCGAAATGCCGATGGACCTTCATCGGAGCGCGAGCGTGCACCTCCGCCTCCTGATGCGTTCTATTACGGCCGTCGATCACCCACTGCTAACGGATTCCGTCAATCTGCCTCTAGTAGGCCCAGTAGTTTCGGTGCCTCCAACGATCTGGTGAAGGAAGTCAGGGCAAAGGAGAatgaagtggaggagggaaagagaagagaaactGCTCTCAAGATAATCCTAAACCGAGCAGTGAAACAAGGATTCTTGCTGGGCgacgaagaacaaaagCCCTCTGGAggagacaaagaagaacaagcaGACGATAATAAACAGAATGATGGTTTAGTGGGCAGGTTGACTGATGCACTTGTGCGGctgaagaaagagaaggctAAAATGCAG AATGACCTAGTCGCTCAGATTCGAGCTGCTTCTGCTAAATCCGTGGAAGCAGATCATCTCCGCCGAGGTGCTCTGCAAGAAACAGCGTTCTACCGCGCCAAAATTGCCGCCCTTGAAACAAATTCACTCCTTGATCTCAAGAGGGTTGAAAAGGAACGCATCAATGAATTAGAGAAGCAGATCAACATTTTGGCTAATGAGAATGCTCAAATGAGTAAAGAGCTAGAatgggagaaagaagggcgagaaCAGGCGAATTGTCTGCATTCTTCGGCAACTCAACGCGAAGCAGAGACACTGAGGAgggcagaagaggcagaagaggccCAGAAGGAGGCACTTGAAGAGTTAGAACGGTTACGCGGCCATTTTTTGACTTATGAGCAAGGCGCTCGCGAGCATAGCGAACAATTGATTACTTTATCTTCCAGGGTTCAACAGCGCGAAGCCGAGCGAGACCAACTGCGGTCACAACTTGACGAAGCGATTGCTACGAGAGATCAGAATATTCAACTTGTCAGCGAAGTCCAGGCAGCAATCACTTCTGCTGGACTTATGGCTTCTGAGATGGAGGCAATGTACACAAAGGAGAGTGTTAAAGTGCAGCaactggaggaggagctggcGGAATGTAGAGCCGAGCTAGAATCCAGAACGAGGAATGCGGAGCTCGCTACCGAAAAGCTCAAGGAGATTGAAAATGCGTATGCGAAAtctcgagaagaagcagacgCTTTGAGGGCGGTGACAACCTCTAGACTCGGTGAAATACTAGATTCCCACAAAGAGATGCGAGCAGACGAGACCCGTGCCGCTAGGGGCCACCAAGAACAATTACAGGctctggaggaagagggtaaAAGCCTCAGAAAAATGCTGAAGGAGGCCGGACAACGAGTCGACGCTGCCGAGTCAGGTGTGAATCAACATCGAACGAAAATGCGTGACGTGGAAAGTAAGGTTCAAACGCTACGAGGCGAGCTTCGGACTAGTCAGACCAAGCTGCTGAGTGCCCAAGCGGAGGTCGCCCGGTACAAACAGCTCCATTCGACAAGGGATGAGGAGTtaaaagagaaagagatagCTATGACTGAGGTGGAAACGAGGTGCGCCATGCTGCGTAATCTACTTGCGGACCATGGCATCGCCGTCAACGACTCTGACCTCGAAGATATCAAAGCGCCCTCTACTCGCGAACTAGAAGGCAAATTGCGGGAGCAGACCCGAGTCAGCGAAGCCGCCCAGCGTGAAATACAAGACCTACGAACACGATgtgaagaagcggaagtcAAGGTCGAGTCCCTCGGCAAGTTGGTGGAGCGCATTAAGGGCGCCCGAAGTCCGACAAGCGCGAGTATGCGGTCACCAACTCCCACAAGTGGAGAGATGACTAGAGTTAGCgaattggagaagaagttgataGACATGGAAAAAGAGCATCGAGATAAGGTTGCTGGGCTTGAGACAGACTATCAAACGGCTGTGAG ACAGAAGGCTACCAACACCACCATCCAAACTGAGCTTGACCATCTCCGAGGTCGCTCATCTATCTCTGGTCGCTCTACAccctcatcgtcctcagTCATCGAATCAGATGTACAGCGCCGCTTTAACGTCCTTCAAAACCAACACCAGAAGCTTCAAGAAGACTTTTCAGCCTCTCAAGATGTTCTCTCCGCTCGCAATCGTGAGGTAGACCTGCTGAGAATGAGGCTCGACGAGGCTGAGAGGGACATGGAGTCCTTGAGAGATGATCTTGCGCAGGCGCAACACAGAATCCAGACATTGTTGGATGTAAAAGGGGGatcagatgatgaagatgatggaagttTAGAGGCGACAATGGCTTTTGACAAG TTCTCGCAGGAGCTGAAGCAGTGGGAAAGGAGTCGGTCACCAGGAGAAGGTAACTTTGAAGACAAGTCTTCAGAAGAGGGTACGACAATGCCCGGTCAATCAGCCAGCTACCAAGCGCGGGTTGTAGCGCAATCATCTAAAGCCCATAGCCCTAGTAGTTCCGAGTATAGCGGCGATTGGGTACAGTAA
- a CDS encoding 40S ribosomal protein S13 (Match to ESTs gb|CF193351.1|CF193351, gb|CF187683.1|CF187683, gb|CF187483.1|CF187483; HMMPfam hit to Ribosomal_S15, Ribosomal protein S15, score: 98.5, E(): 1.7e-26): protein MGRMHSKGKGMSASALPYRRSQPSWSKATPEEVCDQIFKLARRGLSPSQIGVILRDSQGIPQVKSVTGNKILRILKTNGLAPSIPEDLYHLIKKAVSVRKHLERNRGDKDAKFRMILIESRIHRLARYYIKTQQVPATFKYEAATASTLVA, encoded by the exons ATGGGTCG TATGCACtccaagggcaagggcatGTCTGCCTCCGCTCTTCCCTACCGACGCTCTCAACCTTCTTGGTCCAAGGCCACCCCCGAGGAGGTCTGCGACCAGATCTTCAAGCTCGCCCGACGAggtctttctccttcccaaaTTGGTGTCATCCTCCGTGACTCCCAGGGTATTCCCCAAGTCAAGAGCGTCACCGGCAACAAGATTTTGAGGATCTTGAAGACCAACG GTCTTGCCCCTTCCATTCCCGAGGATCTCTACCACCTCATCAAGAAGGCTGTTTCTGTCCGAAAGCACCTCGAGCGAAACAGGGGTGACAAGGATGCCAAGTT CCGAATGATTCTCATCGAGTCTCGAATCCACCGTCTTGCCCGATACTACATCAAGACTCAGCAGGTCCCCGCTACTTTCAAGTACGAGGCCGCTACTGCTTCTACCCTTGTCGCTTAA